Part of the Erwinia amylovora genome is shown below.
TTCTCATCATTTAACGGCAGATCCGGCAGCGTCAGCGCCGCCTGCACGCCGCCGCAGCCATAGTGTCCACAAAGGACAATGCGCGAAACCTGCAAATATTCGATGGCATATTGCAATACGCTCATAAAATTATCGTCATTGCTGACGACCATATTGGCGATATTACGATGCACAAACAGCTCGCCCGGGTGCGAATTAGTCAGAACTTCTGCCGGAACCCGGCTGTCGGAACAGCCAATCCATAATGAATGTGGCTGCTGGCCTTCTGCATTTTGCTGAAAATATTGTGGATGACGCTGCTGTCGCTGTAATGCCCAACTGCGGTTTTTAGCTAACAGGGGTTTGAGTGTCCTCAAGATATAATCTCTCTTCCAGAAACAGATATTCAAATAACTGAGAAATAAGTTTTAACACTTAGATCAATAAAATGCGATTAGGAATAGTCCTAAGTTTGATGGGTATATTTTTTTTAAATTAATTATGCCGTCTTTTTGCATGCGTTCAGTCCAGTCTGACATTGAGTAAACTAAACTTAGTTCGGGCGCGACGCAAGCACAGGCAAGATCAAATTTC
Proteins encoded:
- a CDS encoding carbonic anhydrase; translation: MNICFWKRDYILRTLKPLLAKNRSWALQRQQRHPQYFQQNAEGQQPHSLWIGCSDSRVPAEVLTNSHPGELFVHRNIANMVVSNDDNFMSVLQYAIEYLQVSRIVLCGHYGCGGVQAALTLPDLPLNDENSALARRITLLREALSVQLAAPNAQEDDVARLNRLVEANVLAQFSQLVQTVPVVNAWRKGADLDVFGCVYDLHSGHLKELVQQQSEGGCT